A window of the Corythoichthys intestinalis isolate RoL2023-P3 chromosome 6, ASM3026506v1, whole genome shotgun sequence genome harbors these coding sequences:
- the LOC130917482 gene encoding odorant receptor 131-2-like has protein sequence MLFTLRNKCMFRETSRYILLYNLLLGDTLQLVVSQLMYCLNSFRITLTYSVCSVLVLLTNLFSRISPLVLVTMSLERYVAVCHPLRHASIMTRGNTVRAMLGMWIGCFIIVLIQNLLILMFPFEQLESLQMTQPCHYIALFLQPFSEIYHNTYAGLVFFVAGLANISSYAGIVIAARSAATDKVSARKAKSTLLLHLVQLSLSLLSVIYSNILIILSTLLYWVTFNQIQIFLFVCFFLLPRSLCSLVYGLRD, from the coding sequence ATGTTGTTCACTTTGAGGAACAAATGTATGTTTCGGGAGACGTCGCGCTACATCCTGCTGTATAACCTGCTGCTCGGAGACACGCTGCAACTGGTCGTCTCCCAGCTGATGTATTGTTTGAACTCCTTTCGCATCACCCTCACGTATTCTGTGTGCAGTGTACTGGTCCTTCTCACTAATCTCTTCAGTAGGATTTCTCCTTTGGTGCTGGTCACTATGTCGCTGGAGAGATATGTGGCTGTGTGCCACCCTCTCAGACACGCCTCCATCATGACCAGAGGGAACACAGTGAGGGCCATGCTTGGAATGTGGATCGGGTGTTTTATAATTGTTCTCATTCAAAACctattaattttgatgtttcctTTTGAACAGCTGGAGAGTCTACAAATGACACAGCCATGCCATTACATCGCATTGTTTCTCCAGCCTTTTTCCGAAATTTACCACAATACCTACGCAGGTTTGGTGTTCTTCGTTGCAGGCCTGGCCAACATTTCCAGCTACGCTGGCATAGTCATAGCAGCCAGATCGGCAGCCACGGACAAAGTCTCTGCGCGGAAAGCAAAAAGCACATTGCTGCTGCACCTGGTGCAGCTAAGCCTCAGCCTTTTGTCAGTGATCTACTCCAACATCCTCATAATTCTTTCAACTTTGTTGTACTGGGTGACTTTTAATCAAATACAGATCTTTCTAtttgtgtgctttttcttaTTGCCCAGATCTCTGTGTTCACTCGTTTATGGTCTGAGAGATTGA